From the genome of Pseudoliparis swirei isolate HS2019 ecotype Mariana Trench chromosome 10, NWPU_hadal_v1, whole genome shotgun sequence, one region includes:
- the tmem168a gene encoding transmembrane protein 168-A: MALEEEELTVNEPKEVDICTPVCCLGYLSGINLVVALCVGMYVRWDVTSEPTILVIFILGLVVLGIASILHYYFSMKNASLSLFHLWVGFLLGLVCFLNSSSLTSNVIELVANYLLLASAIIKTMWALSERIFSSIRHKPTLLTSAELLELLGFGVASMCMLLNKSAAIMGLVVALGALIVDLRMKSLLALPNLASFALVTSLVFFQALGITANPYALGCYLGRLLCEPVLDVYFSALGPSERWMPVLSLGSVWRRLSLLPLSLIELAFFVLAALKLGHLELWYLVIPGFCLFAVFWIICHVILLLTIWGFHTKLSDCQKAWQAQRSISRSLNQVMASKGIRHFCLISERLVFFSILSTVTLGAVSWQSSNGLFLCALLVVLPLESLAHGFFHELGSCLGGTCVGYALIIPTAYCSADGQPTLLPPEQVQQMNLRSTGMLNNVQRLFSHHMIQTFGCDYSTSGVTLEAVQTKLRSFLELRTDDGPRHDTYLIFYSGHSLKGTGAWALAGGESLPLAQLLELWKEKNAGHFSRLILVLDTENSLPWVKEIRRMEGSYVAVQGAELSVKVDPESGDAPLLGDFTSEWVEFNCSPDSDTQWSEKGRTVVAAYGVSKRWSDYTLHLPTGSDVAKHWKTHFPNVTYPMVHLSNWCCGLNLFWLCSVCLRCFRRCKLAWFPPSVLDTGQGIKLVQS; this comes from the exons ATGgctctggaggaagaggagctgaccGTCAATGAGCCCAAAGAGGTGGACATATGTACACCTGTGTGCTGCCTGGGTTACCTGTCCGGCATTAACCTCGTTGTGGCGCTATGCGTTGGCATGTACGTTCGCTGGGACGTGACGAGTGAACCGACGATTCTGGTCATCTTCATCCTCGGCCTCGTCGTCCTGGGGATCGCCAGCATCCTCCATTACTACTTTTCCATGAAGAACGCGAGTCTCAGCTTGTTCCATTTGTGGGTCGGCTTCCTGCTCGGCCTCGTCTGCTTCCTCAACAGCTCCAGCTTGACTTCCAATGTCATCGAACTGGTCGCCAACTATCTCCTGTTGGCCAGCGCAATAATTAAAACGATGTGGGCTTTAAGTGAGCGAATATTCAGCTCCATCCGCCACAAACCCACCTTGCTCACATCAGCTGAGCTACTCGAGCTCCTGGGATTTGGCGTTGCCAGCATGTGCATGCTTCTTAACAAGTCGGCGGCCATTATGGGTTTGGTGGTGGCCCTGGGGGCTCTCATTGTGGACCTGAGGATGAAATCCCTCCTGGCTTTGCCTAACCTGGCCAGTTTTGCCTTGGTCACCTCTCTCGTGTTTTTCCAGGCCTTAGGCATTACAGCCAACCCTTATGCCCTAGGCTGCTACCTGGGCAGGCTGCTGTGTGAGCCTGTGTTGGATGTGTACTTCAGCGCTCTGGGGCCGAGCGAGCGCTGGATGCCAGTGCTCTCCCTGgggagtgtgtggaggaggctgtCCCTGCTGCCGCTGAGTCTGATTGAGCTGGCCTTCTTTGTCCTGGCTGCTTTAAAG CTCGGCCACTTGGAGCTCTGGTATCTGGTGATTCCAGGCTTCTGTCTGTTTGCCGTTTTCTGGATCATCTGCCACGTCATCTTGCTGTTGACCATATGGGGCTTCCACACCAAGTTGAGTGATTGTCAGAAGGCTTGGCAGGCTCAGCGATCCATAAGCCGGAGTCTCAACCAAGTCATGGCCTCCAAAGGCATCCGACACTTCTGCCTCATTTCAGAACGCCTGGTGTTCTTTAGTATCCTGTCAACGGTCACACTGGGAGCCGTTTCCTGGCAG TCCTCCAACGGCCTCTTCCTCTGTGCTCTGCTCGTGGTGCTGCCTTTGGAGTCGCTCGCCCACGGCTTCTTCCACGAGCTCGGCAGCTGCCTGGGGGGAACCTGCGTTGGCTACGCCCTGATCATACCTACTGCTTACTGCAG CGCCGATGGCCAGCCCACCCTCCTGCCCCCTGAGCAGGTCCAACAGATGAACCTGCGCTCAACGGGGATGCTGAACAACGTGCAGCGCCTCTTCTCCCACCACATGATCCAGACGTTCGGCTGCGACTACTCCACCAGCGGCGTCACGCTGGAGGCCGTGCAGACGAAGCTGCGCAGCTTCCTGGAGCTTCGTACTGATGACGGGCCCCGCCACGACACCTATTTGATTTTCTACAGCGGGCATTCACTCAAAGGCACCGGCGCTTGGGCTCTGGCTG GAGGCGAGAGCCTCCCCCTGGCCCAGCTGCTGGAGTTGTGGAAGGAGAAGAACGCGGGCCACTTCTCCCGGCTCATCCTCGTCCTGGACACTGAAAACTCCCTCCCCTGGGTGAAGGAGATCCGCAGGATGGAGGGCAGCTATGTCGCCGTGCAGGGGGCGGAGCTGTCGGTCAAGGTGGACCCAGAATCTGGAGACGCCCCCCTCCTCGGGGACTTCACTTCCGAATGGGTGGAGTTCAACTGCAGCCCGGACAGCGACACCCAGTGGTCGGAAAAGGGAAGGACCGTGGTGGCCGCGTACGGCGTGTCCAAGCGCTGGAGCGACTACACGCTCCACCTGCCCACTGGCAGTGACGTGGCCAAGCATTGGAAGACCCACTTTCCCAATGTTACATATCCCATGGTGCACCTCTCCAACTGGTGCTGTGGCCTCAACCTGTTCTGGCTGTGTAGCGTGTGCCTGCGCTGCTTCCGGAGGTGTAAGCTGGCTTGGTTCCCACCGTCTGTACTGGACACCGGGCAGGGCATTAAACTGGTGCAATCTTAG